A region from the Deltaproteobacteria bacterium genome encodes:
- a CDS encoding glycosyltransferase family 4 protein, producing MTSRKVLFVYNRVRSERAAAFAAGLAPDDSLYGLHAIRERGFDAEFDDIGHDIRGIGRLYKAADDALSGGGRRIGFHWWQAKRLLPRLRSADLVFATADSSALPILWLRRRGLFRAPVVYGSIGLTQSFSDVRGALFRWYRELAGSAARVVAFSMRERDELVTRFGMDGGRAVFVPFGVDASFYRPGGTGDAPPLAFGLDPMRDWPTLAAATREFTGPIDVIAIPDRLDGTAIPPSWRVSPPVDFAALAARIAAAKFVILPVRENPYTGATISLLSAMACGKAVIVSRTSALAEGYGLTPGDNVVFVEPGDAEGLRASIHRLSTDPALCARIGAAARAHVEHAYTVDHMADRFAAIFREALA from the coding sequence GTGACGAGTCGGAAGGTCCTGTTCGTATACAACCGCGTTCGTTCGGAACGAGCGGCGGCATTCGCGGCGGGTCTCGCGCCCGACGACTCCCTGTACGGATTGCACGCGATCCGCGAGCGGGGATTCGACGCCGAATTCGACGACATCGGCCACGACATTCGAGGCATCGGCAGACTTTACAAAGCCGCGGACGACGCGCTCTCCGGGGGAGGGCGACGGATCGGCTTTCATTGGTGGCAGGCGAAGCGCCTGTTGCCGCGTCTTCGCTCGGCGGATCTCGTCTTCGCGACGGCGGATTCGTCCGCGCTGCCGATCCTGTGGCTGCGTCGGCGCGGACTCTTTCGCGCGCCGGTGGTGTACGGCTCCATCGGCCTCACGCAGTCTTTTTCGGACGTGCGCGGCGCTCTGTTTCGGTGGTACCGCGAACTCGCCGGGTCCGCGGCGCGCGTCGTCGCGTTCAGCATGCGCGAGCGGGACGAACTGGTGACACGTTTCGGCATGGACGGAGGTCGCGCGGTCTTTGTGCCCTTCGGCGTCGATGCGAGCTTCTATCGGCCGGGCGGGACGGGCGACGCGCCGCCGCTCGCATTCGGCCTCGACCCGATGCGCGACTGGCCGACGCTCGCGGCCGCCACGCGGGAATTTACGGGACCGATCGACGTGATCGCGATTCCCGATCGCCTCGACGGGACGGCGATCCCGCCGTCGTGGCGCGTTTCACCGCCGGTCGACTTCGCGGCGCTGGCGGCGCGAATCGCCGCCGCGAAGTTCGTCATCCTGCCGGTGCGGGAAAATCCGTACACGGGCGCGACGATTTCGCTCTTGTCGGCGATGGCGTGCGGCAAGGCCGTGATCGTCAGTCGCACGTCGGCGCTCGCGGAAGGATACGGATTGACGCCGGGCGACAACGTCGTCTTCGTCGAGCCGGGCGACGCCGAGGGACTTCGCGCCTCGATCCATCGGCTCTCGACCGATCCGGCGCTGTGCGCACGTATCGGCGCGGCGGCGCGAGCGCACGTCGAACACGCGTACACCGTGGATCACATGGCCGACCGTTTCGCCGCGATTTTCCGCGAGGCGCTCGCATGA
- a CDS encoding class I SAM-dependent methyltransferase, with translation MNVTLASTRCALCGDVATDPVVVAPDPTGVVPGAFRVVRCRSCSGWRLDPAPVKDEIARLYPPDYEAHIRPITTNLAVIPGPTHRLRRRFADWCAAGRPSVWRMIADRAWDVLMARVFSHTTWGRYNLLAFWGDGRRLLDVGCGSGELLSEYHALGWSAFGIEPAGAAAARAIDSGLRVVTGRFSDDAHLLADHAPFSVIVMANVIEHLPDPGAALDAAWRLLEDGGRLLLWAPVCDGWQQRLWPAHWYNLDPPRHLHIPSRFGLRSLLRQHGFEVHAERPATSVRAVQRSAARYAASRGHVRLAARIESSTMLRRLLNVPLRLADAFDLGDVVTILAAKSARPGHPA, from the coding sequence GTGAACGTGACGCTTGCATCCACGCGTTGCGCCCTGTGCGGCGATGTCGCAACGGATCCCGTCGTCGTCGCCCCGGACCCGACCGGCGTGGTTCCCGGCGCGTTCCGGGTGGTGCGTTGCCGGTCGTGCAGTGGATGGCGACTCGATCCCGCGCCGGTAAAAGACGAGATCGCGCGGCTCTATCCGCCCGATTACGAGGCGCACATCCGCCCGATCACGACGAACCTCGCGGTGATTCCGGGTCCCACGCATCGGCTGCGGCGACGTTTCGCGGACTGGTGCGCGGCGGGGCGACCGTCGGTCTGGCGCATGATCGCCGATCGCGCGTGGGATGTGCTTATGGCGCGTGTGTTCAGCCACACCACCTGGGGCCGTTACAATCTTCTCGCGTTTTGGGGCGACGGGCGGCGCCTGCTCGACGTCGGTTGCGGCAGCGGCGAATTGCTCTCGGAGTATCACGCGCTCGGCTGGTCGGCGTTCGGGATCGAACCGGCCGGCGCGGCGGCGGCACGCGCGATCGATTCCGGACTGCGCGTCGTGACCGGTCGCTTTTCCGACGACGCACACCTGCTGGCGGACCACGCGCCGTTCTCCGTCATCGTGATGGCGAACGTGATCGAGCATCTGCCCGATCCCGGCGCGGCGCTCGACGCCGCGTGGCGGCTGCTGGAGGACGGTGGGCGGCTGCTCCTGTGGGCGCCGGTCTGCGACGGATGGCAGCAGCGCCTTTGGCCCGCGCACTGGTACAACCTCGATCCGCCGAGGCACCTGCACATTCCGTCGCGATTCGGTCTGCGTTCGCTCCTGCGCCAGCACGGGTTCGAGGTTCACGCCGAACGCCCCGCGACCAGCGTGCGCGCGGTGCAGCGCAGCGCGGCGCGGTATGCGGCGTCGCGCGGGCACGTGCGTTTGGCCGCGCGGATCGAATCGAGTACCATGCTTCGTCGCCTTCTGAATGTCCCCCTGCGCCTCGCGGACGCGTTCGACCTCGGCGACGTGGTGACCATTCTCGCGGCCAAGTCCGCGCGCCCCGGACATCCGGCATGA
- a CDS encoding glycosyltransferase family 4 protein has protein sequence MRLLLVNEYFTPHAPGGAERSSRLLALALAGRGHEVVVATTGFGSAPSPDEDEHDRELHVAGVRVERMRLARRRPGDDRALPSYAFGNPIFHRRFARWIDEVANQRRTDLIHAHGYDAMAAAGRVRSSAPRVSTIRDYRALCPISICLHDQNRAPVACGRADFFRCCGLYRETYDVTLGASARVRHDIRRSLEWVNHAAAADALRGMDGAIFVSQRVRDIFRDAAVAPVRTTTIPNLPPATAGQTTPWAGDLRIEGRRIVLFVGRYSLGKGAAVISAAMSIVARRFPEALCVVAGRREYEGEGPAMIFLGQIESSKLAALYRDADVVVLPSRWQEPFSRVLLEAMSAARSVVATDSGGNAEAVIDGVTGRLVPRNDPAALADGICAVLALSADERRRMGEAGKELLAEKFSAESVLDRHEAFYREVMGA, from the coding sequence GTGCGCCTTCTGCTGGTTAATGAATACTTCACGCCGCACGCGCCGGGCGGCGCGGAGCGAAGCAGCCGACTGCTCGCGCTCGCGCTGGCCGGGCGCGGCCACGAAGTCGTCGTCGCGACCACGGGTTTCGGCAGCGCTCCGTCGCCGGACGAGGACGAGCACGACCGTGAACTTCACGTCGCGGGCGTGCGCGTGGAACGCATGCGCTTGGCGCGGCGCCGGCCCGGAGACGATCGCGCCCTGCCCAGCTATGCCTTCGGCAATCCGATCTTTCATCGACGTTTCGCGCGTTGGATCGACGAGGTCGCGAACCAACGACGGACCGACCTGATTCATGCGCACGGATACGACGCGATGGCCGCGGCGGGGCGCGTGCGCTCATCAGCGCCGCGCGTTTCCACGATTCGCGACTATCGCGCCCTGTGCCCGATCTCGATCTGCCTGCACGACCAGAACCGGGCTCCGGTCGCGTGTGGGCGCGCCGACTTTTTTCGCTGCTGCGGCCTCTATCGCGAGACCTACGATGTGACGCTCGGAGCCTCCGCTCGCGTGCGGCACGACATCCGGCGTTCGCTGGAATGGGTGAACCACGCGGCGGCGGCGGATGCGCTTCGCGGCATGGACGGCGCGATATTCGTGTCCCAGCGCGTTCGCGACATCTTTCGCGACGCGGCCGTCGCGCCCGTCAGAACGACCACGATTCCCAATCTCCCGCCCGCGACGGCAGGCCAAACGACGCCGTGGGCCGGCGACCTGCGGATCGAGGGCCGCCGCATCGTCCTCTTCGTCGGACGCTATTCGCTGGGCAAGGGCGCGGCCGTGATCAGCGCGGCCATGTCGATCGTCGCGCGGCGATTCCCCGAGGCGCTGTGCGTGGTGGCCGGGCGGCGAGAATACGAGGGCGAAGGTCCCGCGATGATCTTTTTGGGTCAGATCGAGTCGTCGAAACTCGCGGCGCTCTACCGGGACGCCGACGTCGTCGTGCTGCCGTCCCGCTGGCAGGAGCCGTTCTCGCGCGTGCTGCTCGAGGCGATGAGCGCGGCGCGGTCCGTGGTGGCGACGGATTCCGGCGGAAATGCCGAGGCCGTGATCGACGGCGTCACGGGCCGCCTCGTGCCGCGCAATGACCCTGCGGCGCTCGCCGACGGGATCTGCGCGGTGCTGGCCCTGAGCGCGGACGAGCGCCGCCGAATGGGCGAGGCGGGAAAAGAGCTTCTTGCCGAGAAGTTTTCGGCGGAGTCGGTTCTCGATCGTCATGAAGCGTTCTACCGCGAGGTGATGGGCGCATGA
- a CDS encoding O-antigen ligase family protein, with protein MIARVVQRTWRGIDDAVGRAAVWTDETISRVPRGFWEAALLVAFALIVAALALKNLVFAFAAVTVLVAVTLLLRSPILVVYATVGMLPLSWVNLLGERLRVVTFMTLVAFGFYFSQIVLRRERPRIEPLYKWVAAYVAICFLSILNSVDPAYSITGMKYYIFALVFALALIMSMETRRHLVVFATIILAWGVVQSLLAMAQSIVSPWFFPAYHFNVHSMDIVSSYAIGAIRRASGTFESGPRLAMFLLLPTAISLTFFFRNIDGRKVLWGGVLVVLAVGLFFSFTRIAVVLAGGFLFLYYFFEPEKARLWRTTFTLLTLSAIMLILFTFFFPADVYDAMEARFTQEGDQIYLDRFYFLYNALMAFTEHPLLGYGFKTYTIHSWDFMQRFPVPWRSLAWEVSSLSMPQSVPVHNDYGRMLAETGIFSLAAFIGTYVIAFRNLREVVRRAKDPVVEALGIAFTLFLAVMIVYWFFHEYIMEEPYVAILPFAFSIILRRMAQAETHDAAPG; from the coding sequence ATGATCGCGCGGGTCGTGCAGCGCACCTGGCGCGGTATCGACGACGCCGTCGGCCGCGCCGCGGTGTGGACCGACGAGACGATCAGCCGCGTTCCGCGCGGGTTTTGGGAGGCGGCGCTGCTCGTCGCATTCGCGCTCATTGTCGCGGCGCTCGCGCTGAAAAACCTCGTCTTCGCCTTCGCCGCGGTCACGGTGCTCGTCGCCGTCACGCTGCTACTGCGCAGCCCCATCCTCGTCGTGTACGCCACGGTGGGCATGTTGCCGCTGTCGTGGGTCAACTTGCTGGGCGAGCGGCTGCGCGTCGTCACCTTCATGACCCTCGTCGCCTTCGGCTTCTACTTCTCGCAGATCGTGCTTCGGCGCGAACGACCGCGAATCGAACCGCTCTACAAATGGGTCGCCGCGTACGTCGCCATCTGCTTCCTGTCGATTCTCAACTCGGTCGATCCCGCCTACTCGATCACGGGCATGAAGTACTACATCTTCGCGCTCGTGTTCGCGCTCGCGCTCATCATGTCCATGGAGACGCGCCGGCACCTGGTGGTCTTCGCGACGATCATTCTCGCGTGGGGAGTCGTGCAGTCGCTGCTCGCGATGGCGCAGAGCATCGTCTCGCCGTGGTTCTTTCCCGCGTATCACTTCAACGTTCACAGCATGGACATCGTGAGCAGCTACGCGATCGGCGCGATCCGCCGCGCGTCGGGCACCTTCGAGTCCGGACCGCGCCTCGCCATGTTCCTGCTTCTGCCGACCGCCATCTCGCTGACGTTTTTCTTTCGCAACATCGACGGGCGAAAGGTGCTGTGGGGCGGCGTGCTTGTGGTGCTCGCGGTCGGTCTCTTTTTCAGTTTCACGCGCATCGCGGTGGTGCTCGCCGGCGGGTTTCTGTTCCTCTACTACTTCTTCGAACCCGAAAAGGCTCGGCTGTGGCGCACCACCTTCACGCTGCTCACGCTCTCGGCGATCATGCTCATCCTGTTCACGTTCTTTTTCCCCGCCGACGTGTACGACGCCATGGAAGCCCGATTCACGCAGGAAGGCGATCAGATCTACCTCGACCGATTCTACTTCCTGTACAACGCGCTCATGGCGTTCACCGAGCACCCACTGCTCGGCTACGGATTCAAGACCTACACGATCCACTCGTGGGACTTCATGCAGCGATTCCCCGTGCCGTGGCGCAGTCTGGCGTGGGAGGTTTCGTCGCTCTCGATGCCGCAGAGCGTGCCCGTGCACAACGATTACGGCCGCATGCTCGCCGAGACCGGCATCTTTTCGCTCGCCGCCTTCATCGGCACTTACGTAATCGCGTTTCGCAACCTGCGCGAGGTGGTGCGCCGGGCAAAAGACCCCGTCGTCGAGGCGCTGGGCATCGCGTTCACGCTCTTTCTCGCGGTCATGATCGTGTACTGGTTTTTCCACGAGTACATCATGGAGGAGCCTTACGTCGCGATTCTGCCCTTCGCGTTCTCGATCATCCTGCGACGCATGGCGCAGGCCGAGACCCACGATGCCGCCCCCGGTTGA
- a CDS encoding lipopolysaccharide biosynthesis protein — MKTSIVRRVGRLLNMDFDYVAKGGAWLSIDQAINMATSLATTLALTNWMAKSDYGAYSYVLSTALLVLPLTLPGISNAMVRSIARGHEGVWRDALRRRLAGGFAASLTLAGAAIWFHIDGRADVAAATMAACVLYPFAFAADDYKTYLHGRREFARYARYNSAVNVATACAILVAGAARWPLPAIIAANLGVRGVGNLIAYAMLARTLVNREGDPEFSRFGWNLSLVAAVNSVSHYIDRFLVGTFYPLETMASYALAANITEPIHVLSVFMNRLAWPKAVRMDAREAAAKFSGKFPILLAVIALMFVGLALVFPMVISLLFPKYVDSISLVIWMVASALAGLVVTYLETYYISQDHLQRVFYWASTIRPIAVILLMGPFMLMCGAMGAVYARLAVRVVASAVLFARLIRERRRLDGGATP, encoded by the coding sequence ATGAAGACGTCAATCGTCCGGCGCGTCGGGCGGCTGCTCAACATGGATTTCGACTACGTCGCCAAGGGCGGCGCGTGGCTGTCGATCGACCAGGCGATCAACATGGCGACGAGCCTCGCCACCACCCTCGCGCTGACAAACTGGATGGCGAAGTCGGACTACGGCGCGTACAGCTACGTGCTGAGCACCGCGCTGCTCGTCCTGCCGCTGACGCTGCCGGGCATCAGCAACGCCATGGTGCGCAGCATCGCGCGGGGTCACGAGGGCGTGTGGCGCGACGCGCTGCGGCGGCGGCTCGCGGGCGGATTCGCGGCGTCGCTGACACTGGCGGGCGCGGCGATCTGGTTTCACATCGACGGCCGCGCCGACGTGGCGGCCGCGACCATGGCCGCATGCGTTCTGTACCCGTTCGCGTTCGCGGCGGACGACTACAAGACCTATCTGCACGGGCGACGCGAATTTGCGCGCTACGCCCGCTACAACAGCGCGGTCAATGTCGCGACCGCGTGCGCGATCCTCGTCGCCGGGGCGGCGCGTTGGCCGTTACCCGCGATCATCGCGGCGAACCTCGGCGTGCGTGGCGTTGGCAACCTGATCGCCTACGCCATGCTCGCGCGCACCCTCGTGAATCGCGAGGGCGATCCGGAGTTCTCGCGCTTCGGCTGGAACCTCTCGCTCGTCGCGGCGGTGAACAGCGTCTCGCATTACATCGACCGGTTTCTGGTGGGCACGTTCTACCCGCTCGAAACCATGGCGTCGTACGCGCTCGCGGCGAACATCACCGAGCCGATCCACGTGCTCTCGGTGTTCATGAACCGTCTCGCGTGGCCCAAGGCGGTGCGCATGGACGCCCGCGAGGCGGCGGCGAAATTTTCCGGCAAGTTCCCCATTCTCCTCGCCGTCATCGCGTTGATGTTCGTCGGGCTCGCGCTCGTTTTCCCCATGGTCATCTCGCTGCTGTTTCCGAAGTACGTCGACTCGATCAGTCTCGTGATCTGGATGGTGGCGTCGGCGCTGGCGGGGCTTGTCGTGACCTATCTCGAAACGTATTACATCTCGCAGGATCATTTGCAGCGAGTGTTCTACTGGGCGTCCACGATTCGGCCGATTGCGGTCATCCTTCTCATGGGACCATTCATGCTGATGTGCGGTGCGATGGGCGCGGTGTACGCGCGGCTTGCGGTGCGCGTGGTCGCTTCGGCGGTGCTGTTCGCGCGGCTGATCCGCGAACGACGTCGTCTCGATGGGGGAGCGACGCCGTGA
- a CDS encoding glycosyltransferase family 4 protein, with protein sequence MSDRAAISKSPSRPARVCSPQMALSPENTFGGGVFHLKLLEALADLGVPCLIPLAFRFDHTPRANWDVWPVRIERTYKLGPVISNLVFFFALVWLWFGAGRRFEILRVTDPYFVGPAALAFRFLARVPIVANVFHIEDHERLRNRVLRFVCRRADAVIVTSRFSREQATRELGLDPARVHVTYGGVTSFDGAPETKSAAKRSFGLADRSVIGFVGAMTERKNPGYLLEIFADLHRLDPSRHLVFIGADATGEVVDRLRARVSELGLSGAVTFAGRVDSREKAVWYRAMDLFVFPSLLEGFGLAVVEAMAAGVPAVVSNRGSLPEVVDDGVTGLVCDVMDRPAFVRRVHELLADSDRLRAMGELAARTVAARFTWADCAKRTDAIHRDLVAKAAHSRIGVILNAGDGPGTMEREGQRPRFEHFYVPAWTSVFRDAKIFGYGEGGPAGERAEYVEGRPGWRGLIYAFAMPWLHRSLFRSCSVLRVMQAGAAIPAVIASVLWKKPLVVTYGYPYGEFMRRKGRPFYAWLVDRVALAAVRRARAVICTTPALEAHVRAMIGPGTTHLVPNGVDLARFRPNGRVPTGDRARLLFVGRLSAQKNLAILGPALAPIRERIRLTLVGDGPERAMLERVFATHGLDVDFVGTVAHDRLPSFYADADVFVLPSLIEGHPKALIEAMACGLACAGADVEGIREVLTDDETGLLVPASPEAWTGAIRRLADDTILRDRLGRTAAEHAGRHYDLARAIERERAILDAVVAEVR encoded by the coding sequence ATGAGCGACCGCGCCGCGATATCGAAGTCCCCTTCGCGTCCCGCGCGCGTGTGCTCGCCGCAGATGGCGCTCTCGCCCGAGAACACGTTCGGCGGCGGCGTCTTTCACCTCAAGCTGCTCGAAGCCCTCGCCGATCTGGGCGTGCCGTGCCTGATTCCGCTCGCGTTTCGCTTCGACCACACCCCCCGCGCCAACTGGGACGTGTGGCCGGTGCGTATCGAGCGCACCTACAAGCTCGGTCCCGTGATTTCGAACCTCGTCTTTTTCTTCGCGCTGGTCTGGCTCTGGTTCGGTGCGGGCCGCCGGTTCGAGATCCTGCGCGTGACCGATCCGTATTTCGTGGGGCCCGCGGCGCTGGCGTTTCGGTTCCTCGCGCGCGTGCCCATCGTGGCCAACGTCTTTCACATCGAGGATCACGAGCGGCTGCGCAATCGCGTGCTGCGTTTCGTCTGCCGCCGCGCGGATGCCGTGATCGTCACGAGCCGGTTCTCGCGCGAGCAGGCCACTCGCGAGCTGGGGCTCGATCCCGCGCGCGTGCACGTCACCTACGGCGGCGTGACGTCATTCGACGGCGCGCCCGAGACGAAAAGCGCCGCGAAGCGCTCCTTCGGTCTCGCCGACAGGTCCGTCATCGGATTCGTCGGCGCGATGACCGAACGAAAGAATCCCGGCTATCTGTTGGAGATCTTCGCCGACCTTCACCGCCTCGATCCCTCGCGTCACCTGGTTTTCATCGGCGCGGATGCGACCGGCGAGGTGGTGGACCGGCTGCGCGCCCGAGTGTCGGAACTCGGTCTGTCGGGCGCCGTCACCTTCGCGGGGCGCGTGGACTCGCGCGAGAAGGCCGTGTGGTACCGCGCGATGGATCTCTTCGTCTTCCCGAGCCTGCTCGAAGGATTCGGACTCGCCGTCGTCGAAGCCATGGCCGCGGGAGTGCCGGCCGTCGTCTCCAATCGCGGTTCGCTGCCCGAGGTCGTCGACGATGGCGTGACCGGTCTCGTCTGCGACGTGATGGACCGACCCGCGTTCGTGCGTCGCGTGCACGAACTGCTCGCCGATTCCGATCGACTGCGCGCCATGGGCGAACTCGCGGCGCGAACCGTCGCCGCGCGTTTCACGTGGGCCGACTGCGCGAAACGCACCGATGCGATTCACCGCGATCTGGTCGCGAAGGCCGCGCATTCGCGGATCGGCGTGATCCTCAACGCGGGCGACGGTCCGGGCACGATGGAACGCGAAGGCCAGCGACCGCGTTTCGAGCACTTCTACGTACCCGCGTGGACCTCGGTGTTTCGCGACGCGAAGATCTTCGGTTACGGCGAGGGCGGTCCGGCGGGCGAACGGGCGGAATACGTCGAGGGGCGGCCGGGCTGGCGCGGGTTGATCTACGCGTTCGCCATGCCGTGGCTGCATCGCTCGCTCTTTCGTTCGTGCTCGGTGTTGCGCGTCATGCAGGCGGGTGCGGCGATCCCCGCCGTCATCGCGAGCGTTCTGTGGAAAAAGCCGCTCGTCGTGACCTACGGCTATCCCTACGGCGAATTCATGCGCCGCAAGGGACGACCGTTCTATGCGTGGCTCGTTGATCGCGTCGCGCTGGCCGCCGTCCGCCGCGCCCGCGCGGTCATCTGCACCACACCCGCGCTCGAGGCGCACGTGCGCGCGATGATCGGGCCGGGGACCACGCACCTCGTTCCGAACGGCGTCGACCTCGCGCGATTTCGACCGAATGGGCGCGTGCCGACCGGCGATCGGGCGCGGCTGCTCTTCGTCGGGCGGCTCAGCGCACAAAAGAACCTCGCGATTCTCGGTCCGGCTCTCGCGCCGATTCGCGAACGAATTCGCCTGACCCTTGTCGGCGACGGCCCGGAACGCGCGATGCTGGAGCGCGTGTTCGCAACGCACGGGCTCGACGTGGATTTCGTCGGCACCGTCGCGCACGACCGCCTCCCGTCGTTTTACGCCGACGCGGACGTCTTCGTGCTCCCCAGCCTGATCGAGGGTCACCCCAAAGCCCTGATCGAGGCCATGGCGTGTGGACTCGCGTGCGCGGGGGCCGATGTCGAGGGTATCCGCGAAGTGCTGACGGACGACGAAACCGGTTTGCTCGTTCCGGCGTCGCCCGAGGCGTGGACCGGGGCGATCCGAAGGCTCGCGGACGATACGATTTTGCGTGATCGGTTGGGACGAACGGCCGCCGAACACGCCGGGCGTCACTACGACCTCGCGCGTGCGATCGAGCGCGAGCGCGCGATCCTGGACGCCGTTGTCGCGGAGGTCCGGTGA
- a CDS encoding glycosyltransferase family 4 protein, which produces MPPPVDAPRILFLANWPLRDAGQGGAYAFFSQWERRPRLSLMGTFALGAWTRFERFRLRFYLLAPLVAWFRSFAYDVVVAYSSQVGLPLAMMFRLTGRRTPLVVFDVETLGRPAGNRLALVHFAARRFDRLVYASRRQLDFYREHLGDLADRARYIPIGIGAYPKRRPLGEPGTGPILASGHHGKAFRDWATLLRAYAPIASRTPLLVAGREGLGEDDRDGVPIPPEVRFVPFMPADKYQDLVEDARFVVIPLPDRQHSLGQLSVLFCMAMGKSVIATRMMGVEDYVEDGETGLLVPPGDADALRAAMERLLGDTELATRMGVRGFERVRDIFNDRRMGRAWEEMMDDLFKDRGR; this is translated from the coding sequence ATGCCGCCCCCGGTTGACGCGCCGCGCATTCTGTTTCTCGCCAACTGGCCGCTGCGCGACGCGGGGCAGGGCGGGGCTTACGCGTTTTTTTCGCAGTGGGAACGCCGACCGCGCCTTTCGCTCATGGGCACTTTCGCGCTTGGCGCGTGGACGCGTTTCGAGCGGTTCCGACTGCGTTTCTACCTGCTCGCGCCGCTCGTCGCGTGGTTCCGCTCGTTCGCCTACGACGTAGTCGTCGCGTATTCGTCGCAGGTGGGGCTGCCGCTCGCGATGATGTTTCGTCTGACGGGGCGACGGACGCCGCTCGTCGTGTTCGATGTCGAAACGCTGGGTCGCCCGGCGGGAAATCGTCTAGCCCTCGTGCATTTCGCGGCGCGGCGATTCGACCGACTCGTTTATGCGTCGCGGCGCCAGCTCGATTTCTATCGCGAGCACCTGGGCGATCTCGCGGATCGCGCCCGATACATCCCCATCGGCATCGGCGCGTATCCCAAGCGCCGGCCGCTCGGCGAACCGGGCACGGGACCAATCCTCGCCTCGGGGCATCACGGCAAGGCATTCCGCGATTGGGCCACGCTGTTGCGCGCGTACGCGCCGATCGCGTCCCGCACGCCGTTGCTCGTCGCGGGCCGCGAGGGCCTAGGCGAGGACGACCGCGACGGCGTGCCGATTCCGCCGGAGGTGCGTTTCGTGCCGTTCATGCCGGCGGACAAGTATCAGGACCTCGTCGAGGACGCGCGCTTCGTCGTCATTCCCCTGCCGGACCGGCAACATTCGCTCGGTCAGCTCAGCGTGCTGTTTTGCATGGCGATGGGAAAGTCGGTCATCGCCACGCGGATGATGGGCGTGGAGGATTACGTCGAGGACGGCGAGACGGGGCTGCTGGTTCCGCCGGGCGACGCCGACGCGCTGCGCGCGGCCATGGAGCGGCTGCTGGGCGATACCGAGCTCGCGACGCGCATGGGTGTGCGCGGTTTCGAGCGTGTGCGCGACATCTTCAACGACCGGCGCATGGGCAGGGCGTGGGAAGAGATGATGGACGACCTGTTCAAAGACCGGGGACGGTGA
- a CDS encoding class I SAM-dependent methyltransferase encodes MTTESAIIAVEKSVKTEFGKPFDAAMGEARRPEVLRDFSRFDWNGKIGLDVGSGHPTVPAIITAAHPTARFDCVDLSPDFEAQATDCVTRLRGDMSRIRCVTADFYDIANLAEAGKLERRYDYVLLMEALHHSLRKAKLLQVLTRVMDENSRMILVEPVLPVVNRAKAYAESQWARDLGYIEDPVGMRDYLAAFREAGLEVESVDYERSREFGLKSWKRRLIPTPFYDVYRRRIRPLWAQTTFTFVCRLRAGSGRPR; translated from the coding sequence ATGACCACAGAATCCGCCATCATCGCCGTCGAAAAATCCGTGAAAACCGAGTTCGGCAAACCCTTCGACGCCGCGATGGGCGAGGCGCGTCGCCCCGAAGTGCTGCGGGATTTCTCGCGTTTCGACTGGAACGGAAAGATCGGTCTCGACGTGGGTTCGGGCCATCCCACGGTGCCCGCGATCATCACCGCCGCGCATCCCACAGCGCGTTTCGACTGCGTGGACCTTTCGCCCGATTTCGAGGCGCAGGCGACGGACTGCGTGACGCGCCTTCGCGGCGACATGTCGCGCATCCGGTGCGTGACCGCGGATTTCTACGACATCGCGAATCTCGCCGAGGCCGGAAAGCTCGAACGACGTTATGACTACGTGCTGCTCATGGAGGCGCTGCATCACTCGCTACGCAAGGCCAAGCTGCTTCAGGTGCTCACGCGCGTCATGGACGAGAATAGTCGCATGATTCTCGTCGAGCCCGTGTTGCCGGTTGTGAACCGGGCGAAGGCGTATGCCGAGAGCCAGTGGGCGCGCGACCTGGGCTACATCGAAGACCCGGTCGGCATGCGCGATTATCTGGCCGCGTTTCGCGAGGCCGGGCTCGAGGTCGAGAGCGTCGACTACGAACGTTCGCGTGAATTCGGCTTGAAAAGCTGGAAGCGTCGACTGATCCCGACGCCGTTTTACGACGTGTATCGCCGCCGCATCCGCCCGCTGTGGGCGCAGACGACCTTCACCTTTGTTTGCCGACTTCGCGCCGGCTCGGGGCGGCCCCGATGA